A single genomic interval of Koleobacter methoxysyntrophicus harbors:
- a CDS encoding GumC family protein, producing MEEEISLRELIEILLRGRWVIAVITITAVLAAGILSFFVIPPTYEAQTALMVSAVNTQVEENEGSAFRILMDSISRYPQMTVETYRAQVKNPTILREVIDTLNLDPEKYTVESLKESINVEAVKDTNLIYIKVKDGDPELAADIANTVSDKFVSFISEAVREQMGKSAEFIKTRLDSEKENLEEATEELKAFLAQPRSVDELKKEIDSKLAQLTAFKTELVDLEIQEKELTASLERAVKELREQPETLKTLKSITDDQLLARIAEEAANGSLKELYGLKMESEEINPVFISLTNKIADYQIRLSGIRAKKDSISREIENTRIEIEKLQVELAQKQVEYDRIRRKVNLAEYTYDTFQQKYQEARITLSAQLGETSIMVVSPAYIPEKPVSPKKMLNIAISAVLGIMIGAFTVFFIEYWKNTGPSAEAAKQNIKV from the coding sequence ATGGAAGAAGAAATAAGCTTGCGCGAACTGATAGAAATCCTGCTGCGGGGCAGATGGGTAATCGCCGTCATAACGATAACGGCGGTGCTTGCGGCAGGCATCCTGAGCTTTTTTGTAATACCGCCCACATACGAGGCACAGACGGCGCTGATGGTATCGGCGGTAAATACGCAGGTTGAGGAGAACGAAGGAAGTGCTTTCAGAATCCTCATGGATTCCATATCCAGATACCCCCAGATGACCGTTGAAACCTACAGGGCCCAGGTAAAGAACCCTACGATTTTAAGAGAGGTTATAGATACCCTTAACCTGGACCCCGAAAAGTATACCGTAGAATCTTTAAAGGAATCAATAAATGTGGAAGCAGTAAAGGATACAAACCTCATATATATCAAGGTTAAAGACGGAGACCCGGAGCTTGCGGCAGATATAGCCAATACCGTATCCGATAAGTTCGTCAGCTTCATATCGGAGGCAGTCAGGGAGCAGATGGGGAAATCGGCCGAATTCATAAAAACAAGGCTCGACAGCGAAAAGGAAAACCTGGAAGAGGCTACTGAAGAGCTGAAGGCATTTCTGGCCCAGCCCAGGAGCGTAGACGAGCTTAAAAAGGAAATAGACTCAAAATTGGCCCAGCTTACGGCCTTCAAAACCGAACTGGTTGACCTTGAGATCCAGGAAAAGGAGCTCACGGCTTCCCTGGAGAGGGCCGTGAAGGAGCTCCGCGAACAGCCCGAGACCCTGAAAACCCTGAAATCCATTACCGATGACCAGCTTCTGGCCAGGATCGCAGAAGAAGCGGCAAACGGCAGCCTGAAAGAGCTGTACGGGCTGAAGATGGAAAGCGAAGAAATAAACCCCGTATTCATATCCCTGACGAATAAAATTGCCGATTACCAGATACGGCTTTCAGGGATAAGGGCCAAAAAGGATTCCATATCCCGGGAAATCGAAAATACCCGGATCGAAATCGAAAAACTCCAGGTGGAGCTTGCCCAAAAGCAGGTAGAATACGACCGGATCAGGAGGAAGGTAAACCTGGCAGAATATACCTATGACACCTTCCAGCAGAAATACCAGGAAGCCAGGATCACATTATCGGCCCAGCTTGGAGAAACCAGCATAATGGTGGTGTCGCCGGCATATATCCCCGAAAAGCCCGTGTCACCGAAAAAAATGCTCAATATAGCCATATCGGCAGTCCTCGGCATCATGATAGGGGCATTTACCGTGTTCTTCATAGAGTACTGGAAAAACACCGGGCCCAGTGCCGAAGCGGCCAAACAGAATATAAAGGTGTGA
- a CDS encoding PTS transporter subunit IIC — MVESTKAQEVKKISFLERKNIEFSLKRYGIDALGYMAQGLFGSLIVGLILKVIGEKLGIPFLVEKVWPLASQMTGPAIAVAVAYGLQAPPLVLFASTITGIAGGQLGGPVGAFIAAVVGAEFGKAVSKETKIDIIVTPAVTIITGSLAGIFVGPGVAAFMKGFGQLIMYATELQPIPMGILVSVLVGVALTLPISSAALCIMLQLGGIAAGAATVGCCCQMIGFAVSSYRENKVGGLLAQGLGTSMLQIPNIVKNPKIWIPPTLASAILGPLATTVLRMENIPAGAGMGTSGLVGQFGTIAAMEAAGLGGPGLYVKILLLHFILPAALSLLFSEFMRKKGLIKYGDMKLDL; from the coding sequence ATGGTTGAGAGTACAAAAGCCCAGGAAGTTAAAAAAATTAGTTTCTTAGAGAGGAAAAATATCGAGTTTTCACTAAAGCGCTACGGTATTGATGCCTTAGGGTATATGGCACAAGGTCTTTTCGGGTCATTGATTGTCGGTTTGATTCTAAAGGTTATAGGTGAAAAACTCGGGATTCCGTTCCTGGTAGAAAAGGTATGGCCTCTAGCATCCCAGATGACAGGGCCCGCTATTGCCGTTGCCGTCGCATACGGGCTGCAGGCGCCCCCTCTTGTCCTATTTGCTTCAACGATTACGGGGATTGCAGGCGGCCAGCTGGGCGGCCCCGTAGGGGCATTCATCGCAGCAGTTGTGGGTGCCGAATTCGGTAAAGCCGTTTCAAAGGAGACCAAAATTGATATTATCGTAACCCCGGCAGTTACTATTATAACGGGTTCCCTTGCAGGTATCTTCGTAGGCCCGGGTGTGGCAGCCTTTATGAAGGGATTCGGTCAGCTGATCATGTATGCTACTGAACTTCAACCGATTCCTATGGGGATACTGGTATCCGTTTTAGTGGGTGTGGCATTAACCCTTCCTATAAGCAGTGCGGCCCTTTGTATAATGCTGCAGCTGGGTGGGATAGCGGCAGGGGCTGCGACCGTCGGTTGCTGCTGCCAGATGATAGGATTTGCCGTTTCCAGCTACCGCGAGAATAAAGTCGGCGGCCTGCTGGCTCAAGGTTTAGGGACTTCAATGCTTCAGATACCCAATATAGTTAAAAATCCTAAAATATGGATACCGCCGACCCTTGCCTCAGCCATCCTCGGCCCGCTGGCAACAACCGTCCTCAGAATGGAAAACATCCCTGCCGGTGCGGGTATGGGGACGAGCGGCCTTGTCGGCCAGTTCGGCACAATTGCAGCTATGGAGGCTGCGGGATTAGGAGGCCCCGGGCTGTATGTAAAGATACTCCTGCTGCACTTTATATTACCGGCTGCACTTTCACTGCTGTTTTCCGAATTTATGCGGAAAAAGGGTTTAATAAAATATGGAGATATGAAACTGGATCTGTAG
- a CDS encoding spore germination protein has protein sequence MFKRLLKALASLYKKRQKKVRNSPAEPVSKLLISDNLDKNIRYIKTSLGNSPDLIIRKFGIGIKQQIMCAVVHIDGMTDKGIMGQNVLKNLMIDARLTPPGINKIQGNAFRWIRDSVVSLSEVKEATELKDVLDAVLSGDTVLMVDGTARALIVSTRRWESRAIEEPLAEPSVRGPRDGFTEVLKTNITLIRRRIKSPRLRLEQVKIGEITGTNVVIVYIKGVADDKVVEEVRRRISKICVDGILESGYIEELIEDCPISPFSTIGHTERPDKVAAQLLEGKVAILCDNTPFALTVPALFNEFLQAPEDYYERYFIGSFTRGLRYISMFASLTLPAVWVSIITFHQELIPTPLLLSIAAAREGVPLPAVGEVLLMEFAFEVLREAGVRLPRPVGGAISIVGGIVIGEAAVQAGIVSAPVVIIVAFTGIASYAIAVYPLSITLRLLRFPLTIAGSILGLYGVMLGLIMIHIHLASLRSFGVPFLSPISTGSLSDFKDVFVRGPWWIMFKRPQFIGHRNPVRQKRGLKPRPPGNKKEN, from the coding sequence GTGTTCAAAAGACTGCTGAAAGCTTTAGCCTCTTTATATAAAAAACGGCAAAAAAAAGTAAGGAACAGCCCTGCAGAACCCGTGAGCAAACTCTTAATATCCGATAATCTCGACAAAAATATCCGTTATATTAAAACGTCCCTCGGCAACAGTCCAGACCTGATAATCAGGAAATTCGGGATAGGCATTAAGCAGCAGATAATGTGTGCGGTTGTTCATATAGATGGCATGACGGATAAGGGCATTATGGGCCAAAATGTTCTCAAGAATTTGATGATAGATGCAAGGCTAACCCCGCCCGGTATAAACAAAATTCAGGGAAACGCTTTCAGGTGGATCCGCGATTCAGTGGTGAGCCTGTCTGAGGTTAAAGAAGCAACCGAGCTTAAGGACGTGTTGGATGCTGTCCTCTCGGGAGATACCGTGCTTATGGTTGACGGAACAGCCAGAGCCCTTATCGTGTCCACAAGGAGATGGGAATCTCGAGCCATAGAGGAGCCTCTAGCAGAACCGTCGGTAAGGGGACCGAGAGATGGGTTTACGGAAGTTTTGAAAACCAATATTACCCTGATCCGTCGAAGGATAAAATCTCCGCGTCTGCGGCTGGAACAGGTGAAGATCGGGGAAATAACAGGGACAAATGTAGTAATTGTTTACATTAAAGGGGTTGCGGATGATAAGGTCGTAGAAGAAGTAAGGCGGCGGATTTCCAAGATCTGCGTGGACGGAATCCTCGAAAGCGGATATATAGAAGAACTTATAGAGGACTGCCCTATATCTCCCTTCAGTACCATAGGCCATACCGAGCGCCCTGATAAGGTTGCTGCACAGCTTTTGGAAGGTAAGGTAGCTATTTTATGTGACAATACACCATTTGCATTAACGGTACCGGCATTATTTAATGAATTCCTTCAGGCACCTGAAGATTATTATGAACGATATTTCATAGGGTCATTCACAAGAGGGCTGAGATATATCTCAATGTTTGCATCTCTAACTTTACCGGCGGTATGGGTTTCAATAATTACCTTTCATCAGGAGCTGATTCCTACGCCTCTTCTACTCAGCATAGCTGCAGCCAGGGAAGGGGTCCCGCTTCCAGCCGTAGGTGAAGTGCTTTTGATGGAATTTGCATTTGAAGTGCTGAGGGAAGCCGGGGTGCGCCTTCCCCGACCCGTAGGCGGGGCTATCAGCATTGTAGGAGGCATAGTTATAGGAGAAGCGGCGGTACAGGCAGGAATAGTCAGTGCACCTGTGGTAATTATCGTAGCATTTACCGGAATAGCTTCTTATGCCATTGCAGTATATCCCCTTTCAATCACTTTAAGGCTCCTCAGGTTCCCGCTGACAATTGCCGGCTCCATCCTCGGGCTTTACGGGGTAATGCTGGGTCTGATTATGATCCATATCCACCTCGCTTCACTGCGTTCCTTTGGAGTTCCTTTCTTATCACCCATATCCACCGGCAGTCTTTCGGATTTTAAGGATGTCTTTGTCAGGGGGCCATGGTGGATAATGTTTAAAAGACCTCAATTCATCGGCCATAGAAACCCTGTAAGGCAGAAACGGGGCCTTAAACCCCGACCACCCGGTAACAAAAAGGAGAATTAA
- a CDS encoding GerAB/ArcD/ProY family transporter — MLEKGKISNMQASILLVSGVLPTALITLPAITCEAAGPDAWLSVFFASLVGMCVILVAVSLGLRFPGRTIIEYSETIAGRFLGKIIGLIFIWFFLHKSSVIVREFAEFIITVSMPETPLIVFVITILFTAAVAVRSGLEVIARINDMFFTIITISFITLVVLATKDLDLSVLTPVLAKGLIPPLKGAVPTAGWIGETITIAFLLPYMNRPEKGARAGIAAVIIISVFLTIADIVAMATFGHAQTARLMFPTFMVARYISIAGLIERMESLITLIWIGGVFVKISLYYYVAVLSTAQWAGLADYRPITFPIGTIIGALSILLFANIPELITFLSKVWGPYSVPIEPGLPLILLTAAWIRKKGGKPE; from the coding sequence GTGCTGGAAAAAGGGAAAATTTCAAATATGCAGGCCTCGATCCTCCTGGTATCAGGTGTGCTTCCCACCGCTTTGATTACTCTACCGGCAATAACCTGTGAAGCAGCAGGCCCTGATGCATGGCTTTCGGTTTTCTTTGCATCTCTGGTCGGAATGTGCGTCATCCTGGTTGCGGTCAGCCTGGGTTTAAGGTTTCCCGGCCGGACCATCATAGAGTACAGTGAAACAATAGCCGGGAGGTTTTTGGGCAAAATCATCGGCCTTATTTTCATCTGGTTTTTCCTGCATAAGAGTTCAGTCATAGTAAGGGAGTTTGCAGAATTTATCATAACGGTATCAATGCCTGAAACGCCATTGATCGTTTTTGTAATTACCATACTCTTCACAGCAGCTGTTGCAGTTCGAAGCGGCCTGGAAGTTATCGCGCGAATCAACGATATGTTCTTCACCATCATCACTATATCCTTTATAACACTCGTGGTACTTGCAACAAAGGACCTGGACCTTTCGGTTTTGACACCTGTACTTGCAAAAGGGCTCATCCCACCGCTGAAAGGTGCTGTTCCTACCGCGGGCTGGATAGGAGAGACCATTACCATTGCATTCCTTCTGCCTTATATGAACCGGCCGGAAAAAGGGGCCAGGGCGGGTATAGCCGCAGTAATCATCATATCCGTATTCCTCACTATAGCTGATATAGTTGCAATGGCTACTTTCGGCCATGCACAAACAGCGAGACTAATGTTCCCCACCTTCATGGTTGCAAGATATATCAGTATTGCCGGCTTAATCGAACGGATGGAATCACTGATAACACTGATCTGGATCGGGGGGGTGTTTGTTAAGATATCACTTTACTATTATGTTGCTGTCCTGTCCACGGCTCAATGGGCAGGATTGGCTGATTACAGGCCCATTACCTTCCCTATAGGAACCATAATAGGTGCCTTATCCATCCTTTTATTTGCTAACATCCCCGAACTTATAACCTTTCTTTCAAAAGTATGGGGACCGTATTCGGTGCCGATTGAACCGGGGCTTCCTTTAATTTTGCTTACTGCAGCATGGATCCGAAAAAAAGGAGGTAAACCGGAGTGA
- a CDS encoding Ger(x)C family spore germination protein, with protein sequence MKGRIINLLLVFALSFSASGCWSRREINDLAIIMAAAVDKAEEEGKVRLAVQIVKPEMIGKKKGDSNSGSTEEAFWVAASTGNTVYDAERMLTAHVPRSLFWSHCRAVIIGEDLAREGVAQILDFFDRRHDMRRRMWFLIAKGEARDTLEVHRYIEKTSGNALHMLLQHAYDHSKGYYISDINQFLKRLSSKGTHPAAARVETVHGGGGGEKEKETELKLTGTAVFKADRLIGWLDETETRGLLWVMGKAERGVIPVPCPAHDKQDDKVSLMTMRAKSKIVPVICDDKVAITVEIEVEGDIGAQDCQENLATPDKIASLNKRYAEAVRKEVLKALNKAKDEYKVDIFGFGEAVMRKYPRVWEKLEKKWNDEVFPTIEVNIKVKANVRRTGISSEPTTKR encoded by the coding sequence GTGAAAGGTCGGATTATTAACTTATTATTAGTTTTTGCACTTTCTTTCTCTGCCTCCGGATGCTGGAGCAGAAGGGAGATAAACGACCTTGCCATTATAATGGCGGCTGCCGTTGATAAAGCGGAAGAGGAAGGCAAGGTCCGGCTTGCGGTCCAGATTGTGAAACCGGAGATGATAGGCAAGAAAAAAGGGGACAGCAACAGCGGCAGCACTGAAGAAGCCTTCTGGGTTGCAGCCAGTACAGGGAATACCGTTTATGATGCCGAACGAATGCTGACAGCGCATGTCCCGCGGTCTCTCTTTTGGTCTCACTGTAGAGCCGTCATTATAGGGGAAGACCTTGCCCGGGAAGGCGTAGCTCAAATACTGGACTTTTTTGACCGCCGCCACGATATGCGAAGGAGAATGTGGTTTTTAATAGCTAAAGGAGAAGCACGAGATACCCTCGAAGTGCATCGTTACATCGAAAAAACCTCCGGCAATGCTTTGCATATGCTGCTTCAACACGCCTATGACCACTCCAAAGGGTATTATATTTCGGATATAAACCAATTCTTAAAAAGGCTTTCAAGTAAGGGAACCCACCCTGCAGCAGCACGGGTTGAAACAGTCCACGGAGGAGGCGGGGGTGAAAAGGAAAAAGAAACCGAATTAAAGCTTACAGGGACCGCTGTATTCAAAGCTGACAGGCTTATAGGGTGGCTGGATGAAACGGAGACCCGCGGGCTTTTGTGGGTGATGGGAAAGGCGGAGAGAGGGGTGATACCCGTTCCCTGCCCGGCGCACGACAAACAGGATGATAAAGTTTCCCTTATGACCATGCGCGCAAAAAGCAAAATCGTTCCGGTTATATGTGATGACAAAGTCGCAATTACCGTTGAAATAGAGGTGGAAGGTGACATTGGAGCCCAGGACTGTCAAGAGAACCTGGCAACACCGGATAAGATTGCCTCACTCAACAAGAGGTATGCCGAGGCCGTTCGTAAAGAAGTTTTAAAGGCCCTGAACAAGGCTAAGGATGAATACAAAGTGGATATTTTTGGGTTTGGCGAAGCAGTGATGCGGAAATATCCCCGTGTATGGGAAAAATTAGAAAAAAAGTGGAATGACGAAGTGTTCCCTACTATTGAGGTGAATATAAAGGTAAAAGCGAATGTGAGAAGAACGGGTATATCTTCGGAACCTACAACAAAACGTTGA
- a CDS encoding undecaprenyl diphosphate synthase family protein, with translation MKFSRLPAHIGVIPDGNRRWAQKRGLPKEAGYEVGVECGFRLYEVCLELGIKEMTFYGFTMDNTKRPPVQKKAFKKACVDAVKILSNRDASLLVIGNPASPNFPRELLPYTKRVTFGRDLIRINFLVNYDWKWDLSHAVGAEGNFVESIASAEIPRVDLLVRWGGRRRLSGFLPVQSVYADMYVLDELWPDFEPEQFYRALKWYETQDVTLGG, from the coding sequence ATGAAATTCAGCCGCCTCCCGGCTCATATAGGCGTTATACCCGATGGAAACAGGAGATGGGCCCAAAAAAGGGGGCTCCCCAAAGAAGCAGGGTATGAAGTGGGCGTGGAATGCGGTTTCAGGCTGTATGAAGTCTGCCTGGAGCTGGGGATCAAGGAGATGACATTTTACGGCTTTACGATGGATAATACAAAGCGTCCGCCGGTTCAAAAAAAGGCATTTAAGAAAGCGTGCGTCGATGCGGTAAAGATCCTCTCTAACAGGGATGCATCCCTGCTTGTCATCGGAAACCCCGCTTCACCCAATTTCCCCCGGGAGCTTTTGCCGTATACAAAAAGGGTAACCTTCGGAAGGGACCTGATCCGCATAAACTTTCTGGTTAATTATGACTGGAAATGGGACCTCAGCCATGCAGTGGGGGCCGAAGGGAATTTTGTTGAATCTATCGCATCGGCCGAAATCCCCCGTGTTGACCTCTTGGTCCGGTGGGGAGGAAGAAGGAGGCTCAGCGGCTTTTTGCCCGTCCAATCGGTATATGCAGACATGTACGTGCTGGATGAACTGTGGCCCGATTTTGAACCGGAACAGTTTTACAGGGCCCTGAAGTGGTACGAGACTCAGGATGTAACCCTGGGGGGGTGA
- a CDS encoding pyruvate kinase alpha/beta domain-containing protein: MKGIERSIYYFNSEGKENLPKTVDLVAERARELDVKHILVFTAHGEGAFLLADKLKDTDDKQIIAVSFPHNEEFLINKEGKETKILAGTSREEVQKKLKEKSILLFRGTMPFEDIILPGADDLKLKVIKYSLSMFSGGIPLCIQSILMACDAGYIDTGEEVISMSADTAIVASSAKSKWMFHPVKGLEIREIICKPRSFTIRKLFYEQQSGNIRDKESK, from the coding sequence GTGAAAGGGATAGAGAGAAGCATATATTATTTTAACTCCGAGGGTAAGGAAAACTTACCCAAAACAGTCGATTTGGTAGCAGAAAGAGCAAGGGAGCTGGATGTAAAACATATTTTAGTTTTTACAGCTCATGGGGAAGGTGCTTTTCTTTTGGCAGATAAATTGAAAGATACTGATGATAAGCAAATAATTGCTGTATCTTTTCCGCATAATGAAGAGTTTTTAATAAATAAAGAAGGAAAAGAGACTAAGATATTGGCTGGTACTAGTAGGGAAGAGGTTCAAAAAAAGCTGAAAGAAAAAAGCATATTATTATTTAGAGGAACAATGCCGTTTGAAGATATTATATTACCAGGAGCTGACGATTTGAAATTGAAAGTAATAAAATATTCTCTGTCAATGTTTTCGGGAGGGATTCCTCTTTGCATACAATCAATTTTAATGGCCTGTGATGCAGGTTATATAGATACAGGAGAAGAAGTAATTTCAATGAGTGCTGATACAGCTATAGTAGCGAGTTCTGCTAAAAGTAAATGGATGTTTCATCCGGTAAAGGGCTTAGAAATAAGGGAAATTATATGTAAACCCCGTTCATTTACAATCCGAAAATTGTTCTATGAACAACAATCTGGCAATATAAGAGATAAAGAAAGTAAATAG
- a CDS encoding RAMP superfamily CRISPR-associated protein, translated as MEKRKRIYGLAQDPIYIGTGGYTIGRVDNTIVRDPITRIPKIPGSSIAGTWRYYMALKLYSYFKDEYKKDRKKRREIDNKDNLSELFENGTPNWIVEFEGNRYAAVKCAGQDEQPNAPYEDAENSGISRNTGHCGHCIVCKTFGFSKKDKSQQGLAFFTDMNILFFPVFTRLGVRWITSPEILKLAGVNKDKIENPEDGRVIVETHDKKEGHMNLGWLNLEIDKTKKFPEIPMENELQEILSSRRVLVPDDLISQIINANLEVRTSVSIDPLTGAAKQGALFTSEAIPRGTVFHGEIRLMERPVDVDIPDHRLIWNALDSCKTYFENFGIGGMVTRGFGRIKILPSLNGSDNKTGGGGTDGSTSKS; from the coding sequence ATGGAAAAAAGAAAAAGGATTTACGGGTTAGCCCAGGACCCCATTTATATCGGTACAGGCGGCTATACTATCGGTAGGGTTGACAATACCATTGTAAGGGACCCAATAACTAGAATCCCTAAAATTCCCGGTTCGAGCATCGCAGGGACATGGAGATATTACATGGCATTAAAGCTGTATTCCTACTTTAAAGATGAATATAAAAAAGACAGGAAAAAGAGAAGAGAGATAGACAATAAGGATAACCTGTCAGAGCTTTTTGAAAATGGTACACCAAACTGGATAGTAGAATTTGAAGGGAATCGTTATGCAGCTGTAAAATGTGCGGGTCAGGACGAGCAGCCGAATGCGCCCTATGAAGATGCGGAAAATAGCGGAATAAGCAGAAATACAGGTCACTGCGGACACTGTATCGTCTGTAAAACTTTTGGGTTTTCAAAGAAAGACAAGTCACAGCAGGGATTGGCATTTTTTACAGATATGAATATACTCTTCTTCCCAGTCTTTACGAGATTAGGAGTCAGATGGATTACATCCCCTGAAATTTTAAAGCTTGCGGGAGTCAATAAAGATAAAATAGAGAACCCGGAAGATGGCAGGGTAATAGTAGAAACCCACGATAAAAAAGAAGGCCATATGAACCTTGGATGGTTGAATTTAGAAATAGATAAAACAAAGAAATTCCCTGAAATTCCAATGGAAAACGAGCTGCAAGAAATATTATCCAGCAGACGTGTATTAGTACCTGACGATCTTATTTCACAGATAATAAATGCAAACCTAGAAGTAAGGACTTCGGTTTCAATAGACCCCTTAACGGGGGCGGCTAAACAGGGAGCACTGTTTACATCAGAGGCCATTCCGAGAGGGACAGTTTTCCATGGAGAAATAAGGCTGATGGAAAGGCCTGTAGATGTAGATATACCCGACCATAGGCTCATCTGGAATGCATTGGATAGCTGTAAAACCTATTTTGAAAACTTCGGCATAGGCGGAATGGTTACAAGGGGTTTCGGTCGCATAAAGATACTGCCTTCCCTGAATGGTTCTGACAATAAAACCGGTGGAGGTGGAACCGATGGCAGCACTTCAAAATCTTGA